The Colletotrichum higginsianum IMI 349063 chromosome 2, whole genome shotgun sequence genome has a segment encoding these proteins:
- a CDS encoding Pectate lyase yields the protein MKGVLRALALAVLATAASAQESAPPSATASAPASGSPTPTTLATSRLPEASQAPSTGLPAVAPIRVRLNPANVRNLADADYITWTVPGSAKANITVGNITEGDVTFGLAAGAGSELSGNYYKYQYTRFLSSLGERVVNQGISTSNKDGSALTLSIRGLAPGNHTLLTWHNAWDALTEVATLDIAVDGQVAQTGFKQSVRVDNIWQAAASYVAFEVADAAQEVKVVYTPSGADKRAFINGFEVDAPALGDQISFPAPKHRDERIEASDDNTATASWTAPASAEGVTYNVFLGTSPADLKSVATGVTETSATLPGLNTVDSFYWRVDVVSGTTTYTGRVFFFRVAQLAFPGAEGWGRYARGGRGGKVIKVTSLEDTADEGTLRYALTVAKGPRIIVFDVGGVITTTARISVNDQYITLAGQTAPGKGIVIQGNPLGLTGASDVIFRHVRVRPGKVSGQTIDGMGMQGSNHCIFDRCSMGWTIDEAFSSRSAWNITFQRNMISEPLNVAGHKNYPAGTAHGYSATIGGDVGSFHHNLLAHAEGRSWSLGGGVDDRGAFAGQLDIRNNVVYNFGNRVTDGGAKKVNFVGNYYKQGPASTLTYGLRATYEDNMPGMQQYHCAGNSMPGVFDQDSVQYPGGDGTASKSAKIACWADVSFDPAPTYQKFFPEPFFEPHVETQPSTEAYKRVLSDSGASQPVRDAHDARIVNETLTGTAAFVGSVSGKKGLIDDPKDAGGLEDFPTAKRGAAWDADGDGIADWWDGSTGGEGYTPIEGYLNFLAEPHAFVSPSGSVEVDLAALALGFKEPSFTVTGAEKGEVTVSGGKATYAAGAEAGIDYFDVGVEDSEGSTWTRRFGVAIFEGAEDV from the exons ATGAAGGGCGTATTGAGAGCCCTGGCCCTGGCCGTACTGGCGACGGCTGCCTCCGCCCAGGAATCGGCCCCACCTtcggcaacggcatcggCCCCGGCGTCCGGCAGCCCGACCCCGACAACTCTCGCGACCTCCCGCCTTCCGGAAGCCTCGCAGGCCCCGTCCACGGGATTGCCCGCCGTTGCCCCCATCCGTGTCCGACTCAACCCGGCCAACGTGCgcaacctcgccgacgctgaCTACATCACCTGGACCGTCCCGGGATCGGCCAAGGCGAACATCACCGTCGGCAACATcaccgagggcgacgtcaccttcggcctcgccgccggcgccggctccgagCTCTCGGGCAACTACTACAAGTACCAGTACACGCGCTTCCTCTCGTCGCTCGGCGAGCGCGTCGTGAACCAGGGCATCAGCACCTCCAACAAGGACGGCTCCGCCCTCACCCTCTCGATCAGGGGGCTCGCGCCGGGCAACCACACGCTGCTGACGTGGCACAACGCCTGGGACGCGCTGACCGAGGTGGCGACgctcgacatcgccgtcgacgggcaGGTCGCCCAGACGGGCTTCAAGCAGTCGGTGCGCGTCGACAACATCTggcaggcggcggcctcgtaCGTCGCGttcgaggtcgccgacgcgGCGCAGGAGGTCAAGGTCGTGTACACGCCGAGCGGCGCCGACAAGCGCGCCTTCATTAACGggttcgaggtcgacgcgcCCGCGCTGGGAGACCAGATCAGCTTCCCCGCGCCCAAGCACCGCGACGAGCGCATCGAGGCCAGCGACGACAACACCGCGACCGCGTCGTGGACCGCCCCGGCAtcggccgagggcgtcacgTACAACGTCTTCCTCGGCACGTCGCCCGCCGACCTGAAGAGCGTTGCCACGGGTGTCACGGAGACCAGTGCGACTTTGCCCG GCCTCAACACGGTGGACAGCTTCTACTGGCGAGTCGATGTCGTCTCCGGGACGACCACTTACACCGGccgcgtcttcttcttccgcgtCGCACAGCTTGCCTTCCCTGGCGCCGAAGGCTGGGG CCGTTACGCCCGTGGTGGCCGTGGTGGAAAGGTAATCAAGGTCACCAGCCTCGAAgacaccgccgacgagggcacTCTGCGCTACGCGCTGACGGTGGCCAAGGGCCCTCGTATCATCGTGTTCGACGTCGGTGGcgtcatcaccaccaccgcgcGCATCTCCGTCAACGACCAGTACAtcaccctcgccggccagACGGCCCCCGGGAAGGGCATCGTCATCCAGGGCAACCCGCTCGGCCTCACGGGCGCGTCGGACGTCATCTTCCGCCACGTGCGCGTCCGACCCGGCAAGGTCTCTGGGCAGACCATCGACGGCATGGGCATGCAGGGCTCGAACCACTGCATCTTTGACCGCTGCTCCATG GGATGGACTATCGACGAGGCATTCAGCTCGCGGTCCGCGTGGAACATCACCTTCCAGCGCAACATGATCTCGGAGCCTCTTAACGTCGCCGGCCACAAGAACTaccccgccggcaccgcccaCGGATACAGCGCGACgatcggcggcgatgtcggcTCGTTCCACCACAACCTGCTCGCCCACGCCGAGGGCCGTAGCTGGagcctgggcggcggtgtcgaTGACAGGGGCGCCTTTGCCGGACAGCTGGACATCCGCAACAACGTCGTTTACAACTTTG GTAACCGTGTGACCGATGGAGGTGCAAAGAAGGTCAACTTTGTCGGGAACTACTACAAGCAGGGCCCGGCTTCGACGCTCACATACGGTCTCCGCGCCACG TACGAGGACAACATGCCGGGGATGCAGCAGTACCACTGCGCCGGCAACTCGATGCCCGGCGTCTTCGACCAGGACTCGGTCCAGTaccccggcggcgacggcaccgcGAGCAAGTCGGCCAAGATCGCCTGCTGGGCCGACGTGTCCTTCGACCCGGCGCCGACGTACCAGAAGTTCTTCCCGGAGCCCTTCTTCGAGCCGCACGTCGAGACCCAGCCGTCGACCGAGGCCTACAAGCGCGTGCTCTCCGACTCGGGCGCCAGCCAGCCCGTCCGCGACGCCCACGACGCGCGCATCGTCAACGAGACGCTGACGggcaccgccgccttcgtcggctccgtctcgggcaagaagggcctcatcgacgaccccaaggacgccggcggcctcgaggactTCCCCACGGCGAAGCGCGGCGCGGCGTGGGACGCCGACGGGGACGGCATTGCCGACTGGTGGGACGGCtcgacgggcggcgagggctACACGCCCATCGAGGGGTACCTCAACTTCCTGGCCGAACCCCACGCCTTCGTGTCGCCGTCCGGctcggtcgaggtcgacctcgccgcgctggcgctgggCTTCAAGGAGCCGAGCTTCACAGTGACGGgcgccgagaagggcgaggtgACGGTCAGCGGGGGCAAGGCGACGTacgcggcgggcgcggagGCCGGCATCGATTACTttgacgtcggcgtcgaggacagCGAGGGGAGCACGTGGACGCGGAGGTTCGGCGTGGCCATCTTTGAGGGGGCCGAGGACGTGTGA
- a CDS encoding cytochrome P450, giving the protein MSPLGRSIVDPYLAAGVAILVALVLAALRRPKHPRLPPGTTLPPGPEPRPLIGNLLSIPPAHSWLAFHELIKQHGPVVRLSLPGGQEHVLLGTETAANDLLRRRGNLYSDRHHAPAASHLLTDDHMLLLLPYDDKWRRYRRFLHQVTMAPVAPRYETEQRIEAVRLLRDLLRDPADYESLFERFSVGLGLRIIYGLRLESARDRDARMILDIVHELERVGSPGAYAVDLFPCLLRLPERLAPWKRYLRGRRRRDEAFFRELVDRSGSPSWARTWLGTRDEWDLTRREADWMLGSVFQAAATTSGSALASFVLCMVRNPGWFGKLQREVDAVVGAGRLPALEDMPRLPLVRACVKETLRYYPITAGGFPHRLTEDDTYGAYFLSKGTVVHAVQWAIQRDPELYPDPELFNPDRWLDPRYPTFREPLSVYPNLQQFSAFGHGRRICQGINIAERSLNLKVALLAWGCDISRAKDGRGRDVVPPLYDFVEGFNVQPKRFQFDLQPRSRERVDLIERAYEQTLKEDPLL; this is encoded by the coding sequence ATGTCTCCCCTTGGAAGAAGCATCGTCGACCCGTACCTGGCGGCCGGGGtggccatcctcgtcgccctcgtcctcgccgccctccgtCGTCCAAAGCACCCGCGTCTCCCACCGGGGACGACCCTCCCACCCGGCCCCGAACCCAGGCCGCTCATCGGCAACCTCCTCTCGATCCCGCCGGCGCACTCGTGGCTCGCGTTCCACGAGCTCATCAAGCAGCACGGCCCCGTCGTGCGCCTCTCGCTGCCGGGCGGCCAGGAGcacgtcctcctcggcaccgagaccgccgccaacgacctcctgcgccgccgcggcaACCTCTACAGCGACCGCCACCAcgcgccggccgcgagcCACCTGCTGACCGACGACCACatgctcctgctgctccccTACGACGACAAGTGGCGGCGCTACCGCCGGTTCCTGCACCAGGTGACCATGGCGCCCGTCGCGCCGCGGTACGAGACGGAGCAGAGGATCGAGGCGGTGAGGCTGCTCCGGGACCTCCTCCGCGACCCGGCCGACTACGAGTCGCTCTTCGAGCGCTTCAGCGTCGGCCTGGGCTTGCGCATCATCTACGGCCTGCGCCTCGAGAGCGCCCGCGACCGCGACGCCCGCATgatcctcgacatcgtccaCGAGCTCGAGCGCGTGGGCTCGCCCGGCGCCTACGCGGTCGACCTGTTCCCGTGCCTCCTGCGCCTCCCGGAGCGCCTCGCCCCCTGGAAGAGGTACctccgcggccgccgacgccgcgacgaggccttcttccgggagctcgtcgaccgcagcgggtcgccgtcgtgggcGCGGACCTGGCTCGGGACGCGGGACGAGTGGGACCTGACGCGGCGCGAGGCCGACTGGATGCTCGGCTCCGtcttccaggccgccgcgacgacgtccgGGTCGGCGCTCGCGTCGTTCGTGCTCTGCATGGTGCGGAACCCGGGCTGGTTCGGCAAGCTCCAGCGGGAGGTagacgccgtcgtcggcgccggcaggcTGCCGGCCCTCGAAGACATGCCGCGGCTGCCGCTCGTCCGGGCCTGCGTCAAGGAGACGCTGCGGTACTACCCGATCACGGCCGGCGGGTTCCCGCACCGGCTCACGGAGGACGACACGTACGGGGCCTACTTCCTGAGCAAGGGCACCGTCGTGCACGCCGTGCAGTGGGCGATCCAGCGCGACCCGGAGCTGTACCCGGACCCAGAGCTCTTCAACCCGGACCGCTGGCTGGACCCGCGGTACCCGACCTTCAGGGAGCCGCTCAGCGTGTACCCCAACCTGCAGCAGTTCTCCGCCTTTGGCCACGGCCGGCGGATATGCCAGGGCATCAACATCGCCGAGCGGAGCCTGAACCTCAAGGTCGCGCTGCTGGCCTGGGGGTGCGACATCTCGAGGGCCAAGGACGGCCGAGGGAGGGACGTCGTGCCGCCGCTGTACGACTTTGTGGAAGGGTTCAACGTCCAGCCGAAGCGTTTCCAGTTCGACCTGCAGCCGAGGAGCCGTGAGCGAGTCGACTTGATAGAGCGAGCGTACGAGCAGACACTCAAGGAGGATCCCTTGCTGTGA
- a CDS encoding Fungal specific transcription factor, giving the protein MCGSCLFVYRIPFLWTENVHPIHPPNSSPPPLSHALGIDLGSHAGRICSAEPAFVQTMQAPESPLQSFDARVRTMQGAQHRMRLPPTGQEKGNSYLDGSTIDRSATRTTDGALSTILERLQRVEQHCTTISAPSRDLRLSEDRAPDETPAPPPPPPPPPPLVPPPPRQASISSSIPNSIYNSVPSNFPSPAASSAGGGQATSSPWTALATPCAAPELDVASILKDAVDQVQRLQLQAISAAVITQNVRIPPELAKTWIKNYFTHMHIDMFLSLVNPKLIEMIPDLLEMPHVHLEPAILVVYYGILYHGCALGSTSEEMDEGQKYCQMLYVCCLRSLPLWQREATGTTTDLIAALFMCRTAAECLDEELSWKMYTYSCEYAQTLNLHNLDAHGSGSGSGSGSGSLEVDEAKLDADRKGFWELIQIDFFFRLLFNRPPAITDSMSTWKVNLPWLSGSTTMDLDAVPTVTFIMSSRLTFILSQFYRELENPDSDEATVRLKTEEYCRDIGRLFAEYQLDDWIQRAFASGARIDSWVLGDIALTGYTYIIFMLRKLVVLRSSSPRPVSSDADVPDSPLAVDAARGILRLMSSAMEHNPYPDTMCVLMGMYRAYVPCACLFASVLRSADVRERAEDVGLLETLVVSMERASRGEREFAPLLKAVRSLGMEVKRRMEEASSTPIA; this is encoded by the exons ATGTGCGGCTCATGTCTATTTGTCTATCGAATCCCCTTTCTCTGGACGGAAAATGTCCATCCTATCCACCCCCCAAActcatcccctccccctctctcccatGCTTTGGGTATAGATCTTGGCAGCCATGCCGGACGAATCTGCTCAGCTGAACCCGCTTTCG TGCAAACGATGCAAGCACCGGAAA GTCCGCTGCAGTCGTTTGATGCCCGTGTGCGAACGATGCAAGGCGCACAACACAGAATGCGTTTACCCCCAACGGGTCAAGAGAAAGGTAACTCGTACCTTGACGGATCGACTATC GATAGGAGTGCAACACG CACCACGGATGGCGCACTGTCGACCATCCTCGAAAGGCTGCAGCGCGTCGAACAGCACTGCACGACCATCTCGGCCCCGAGCCGGGATCTCAGATTGTCCGAGGATCGGGCTCCGGACGAAAcccccgctcctcctcctcctcctcctcctcctcctcctcttgtcccgcctcctccccggCAGGCGTCCATCTCTAGCAGCATACCCAACAGCATTTACAACAGCGTACCCTCCAacttcccctcccctgctGCTTcgagcgccggcggcggccaggcgaCGTCGTCTCCGTGGACGGCCCTCGCCACGCCGTGTGCCGCGCCGGAGCTCGACGTGGCGTCCATCCTCaaagacgccgtcgaccaggTGCAGAGACTGCAGCTCCAGGCCATTTCCGCGGCCGTCATCACCCAAAATGTCAGGATTCCGCCCGAGTTGGCCAAGACATGGATCAAGA aTTACTTCACCCACATGCACATCGACATGTTCCTCAGCCTCGTGAACCCGAAACTCATCGAGATGATCCCCGACCTGCTCGAGATGCCCCACGTCCACCTCGAGCcggccatcctcgtcgtctacTACGGCATCCTCTACCACGGCTGCGCCCTGGGCTCGACGTCggaggagatggacgagggcCAGAAGTACTGCCAGATGCTGTACGTCTGCTGCCTCCGCAGCCTGCCGCTGTGGCAGCGGGAAGCGACGGGCACGACGAccgacctcatcgccgcGCTCTTCATG TGCCGTACCGCAGCCGAGTGcttggacgaggagctctCTTGGAAGATGTACACGTACTCCTGCGAGTATGCCCAGACCCTCAACCTGCacaacctcgacgcccacgGCTCCGGCTCAGGCTCCGGCTCAGGCTCCGGCTCTCTGGAAGTTGACGAGGCcaagctcgacgccgacaggAAGGGCTTTTGGGAGCTGATCCAGATCGACTTCTTTTTCCGGCTGCTCTTCAATCGACCGCCCGCCATCACCGACAGCATGAGCACGTGGAAGGTCAACCTGCCCTGGCTGTCGGGCAGCACAACAatggacctcgacgccgtgccGACCGTGACCTTCATCATGAGCTCGCGGCTCACGTTCATCCTGTCGCAGTTCTACCGGGAGCTGGAGAAccccgactcggacgaggccACGGTCCGGCTCAAGACGGAGGAGTATTGTCGTGATATAGGCAGGCTGTTTGCGGAATACCAACTT GACGACTGGATCCAACGGGCTTTCGCGAGCGGCGCCAGGATCGACAGCTGGGTGCTCGGCGACATCGCCCTGACGGGCTACACCTACATCATCTTCATGCTGCGCAAGCTGGTCGTGCTGCGCTCCAGCTCGCCGCGGCCCGTGTCGAGCGACGCCGACGTGCCGGACTCGCCGCTGGCTGTCGACGCGGCCCGGGGCATCCTGCGCCTCATGAGCTCGGCCATGGAGCACAACCCGTACCCGGACACGATGTGCGTGCTCATGGGCATGTACCGCGCCTACGTGCCGTGCGCGTGCCTGTTCGCCAGCGTGCTGCGGTCCGCCGACGTCCGCGAgcgcgccgaggacgtcgggCTGCTGGAGACGCTGGTGGTGTCGATGgagagggcgtcgaggggcgAGAGGGAGTTTGCGCCCTTGCTGAAGGCGGTCCGGAGCCTCGGGATGGAggtgaagaggaggatggaggaggcctcctcgacgccgataGCCTGA
- a CDS encoding ABC-2 type transporter: MNDEVSQLARSLTTQSPAGVGALFPLLSGGPLDPNSEDFDAREWARAFYNIRTDASDGNPPRTTGIAFKDLDVFGYDSPTDYQKSVANVLLALPTLARKLTTTATTGRRGQRIDILRGLEGVVHSGEMLAVLGPPGSGCSTFLKTVAGDTHGFYIADGATINYQGVHPRDMRTAFRGEAIYTAEVDDHFPHLTVGDTLYFAARARCPKTVPEGVSRRVYAEHVRDVTMAMFGISHTRHTRVGDDFVRGVSGGERKRVTIAEAALSYSPLQCWDNSTRGLDSANALEFCRTLRTQADVMGSTSCVAIYQASQDAYDIFDKVLVLYKGRQIFFGRTDEAKAYFEGLGFVCPEQQTTADFLTSMTSHKERVIRPGWEGRTPGTPDDFAAVWTASEHRARLLADVDDYLDRHPFHGEHHDRFLASRRLDQSRFQRRRSPFTLSYMEQMRLTLWRNWVMLKGDPSITLTMLFTNVAQALIVSSIFYNLPPGTSSMNRRAILLFFIILINAFGSILEIMLLYAKRKIIEKHARYALYHPSAEALASMVVDLPYKVVNAILMNTTLYFMGNLRREPGPFFFFLLISFTMVLTMSMMFRLIGSAARSVTQALAPSSLILFMISLYAGFALPPQYMQVWLAWLRWLNPAYYGLESVLLNEFVGRDFPCSAFVPQGPGYESVDPAQRVCSSAASVPGQDFVRGDDYLRTLYGYEDAHRWRNFGILLAWMIFFMVLHLAATEYISSERSKGEVLVFSRTAMRRRRRRRGGGGDGPDVEKDAANKPQQPSSSSGGGSGGGGGDTSEGQTGSSNLEEQTAVFHWKDVCYDIKIKGEPRRILDEVSGWVKPQTLTALMGVSGAGKTTLLDVLATRVTMGVITGEMLVNGQPRDESFQRKTGYVQQQDLHLHTSTVREALTFSALLRQPAHYTRKEKLEYVDTVIQLLEMEEYSDAVIGVPGEGFNVEQRKRLTIGVELAARPQLLLFLDEPTSGLDSQTSWSICDLMEKLTRSGQAVLCTIHQPSAMLFQRFDRLLLLASGGRTVYFGEIGQGSRTLIDYFVRNGAPACPPGANPAEYMLEVIGAAPGAHTDIDWPALWRETPEYQSVQDELARLSAGTSAHSTPAVKPDPSSYDEFAAGYGTQYEEVTKRVFQQYWRSPSYIYSKGVLSFGTALFIGLSFLNAKNTQRGLQNQSFGVFIFITMFGQVAEQIMPVFVSQRTMYEARERPSKAYSWTAFLFANIMVEMAWFSLIAVLSFVCWYFPIGLYRNAYPTDQVDSRGITMFLQVLMFFFFTSSFAHMIIVGMPSAEVAGGIVNLFAVMLFLFCGILSGPNDLPGFWIFMYRVNPFTYVVEGFLGTSLANAPVRCADDEYVVFASPGNQTCGQYLANYISVAGGYLSDPDSGNGAQCQYCALADTNAFLGAINIEFGNRWRDFGFLWIYTFFNLGMAVLIYWLVRVPKKSRVKGE; the protein is encoded by the exons ATGAACGATGAGGTCTCGCAACTCGCCCGCAGCCTCACCACGCAGTCCCCCGctggcgtcggcgccctcttccccctcctctcgggCGGCCCCCTCGACCCCAACAGCGAAGACTTCGACGCCAGGGAGTGGGCGAGGGCCTTTTACAACATCCGgaccgacgcctcggacGGCAACCCGCCCCGGACGACCGGCATCGCCTTcaaggacctcgacgtcttcgGCTATGACTCGCCCACGGACTACCAGAAGAGCGTCGCCAACGTCctgctcgcgctgccgacgCTGGCCAGGAagctcaccaccaccgccaccaccggcCGGAGGGGCCAGAGGATCGACATCctccgcggcctcgagggcgtcgtccaCAGCGGCGAGatgctcgccgtcctcggcccgCCCGGCTCCGGCTGCTCGACCTTCCTCAagaccgtcgccggcgacaccCACGGCTTCTacatcgccgacggcgccacCATCAACTACCAGGGCGTCCACCCGCGCGACATGCGCACGGCGTTCCGCGGCGAGGCCATCTAcaccgccgaggtcgacgaccaCTTCCCGCACCTGACCGTCGGCGACACGCTGTActtcgccgcccgcgcccgctgCCCGAAGACGGTGCCCGAGGGCGTGTCGCGCCGCGTCTACGCCGAGCACGTCCGCGACGTGACCATGGCCATGTTCGGCATCTCGCACACCAGGCACAcgcgcgtcggcgacgacttcgtccgcggcgtcagcggcggcgagcggAAGCGcgtcaccatcgccgaggccgcgctGAGCTACTCGCCCCTGCAGTGCTGGGACAACAGCACGAGGGGTCTCGACAGCGCCAACGCGCTCGAGTTCTGCCGGACCCTGCGGACGCAGGCGGACGTCATGGGCTCGACGTCGTGCGTTGCCATCTACCAGGCTTCGCAGGATGCGTATGAT ATCTTTGACaaagtcctcgtcctctACAAGGGCCGTCAGATCTTCTTCGGCCGCaccgacgaggccaaggcctACTTCGAGGGCCTGGGCTTCGTGTGCCCCgagcagcagacgacggcCGACTTCCTGACGTCCATGACGAGCCACAAGGAGCGCGTCATCCGGCCCGGGTGGGAGGGCCGGACCCCCGGCACCCCGGACGACTTCGCCGCGGTCTGGACGGCGAGCGAGCACCGCGCCCGGCTGCTggcggacgtcgacgacTACCTCGACCGGCACCCGTTCCACGGCGAGCACCACGACCGCTTCCTCGCGtcccgccgcctcgaccaGTCCCGCTtccagcgccgccgctcgcCCTTCACGCTGTCGTACATGGAGCAGATGCGCCTGACGCTCTGGCGCAACTGGGTCATGCTCAAGGGCGACCCGAGCATCACGCTGACGATGCTCTTCACCAACGTCGCCCAGGCCCTCATCGTCAGCAGCATCTTCTACAACCTGCCGCCCGGCACCTCGAGCATGAACCGCCGCGCCATcctgctcttcttcatcatcctcatcaacGCCTTTGGCAGCATCCTCGAGATCATGCTGCTGTACGCCAAGCGCAAGATCATCGAGAAGCACGCCCGCTACGCCCTCTACCACCCCagcgccgaggccctcgcctccATGGTCGTCGACCTGCCCTACAAGGTCGTCAACGCCATCCTCATGAACACGACGCTGTACTTCATGGGCAACCTGCGCCGCGAGCCGgggcccttcttcttcttcctgctcaTCTCCTTCACCATGGTGCTGACCATGTCCATGATGTTCCGCCTCATCggctccgccgcccgctcCGTCACCCAGGCGCTGGCCCCGAGCTCcctcatcctcttcatgATCTCGCTgtacgccggcttcgccCTGCCGCCCCAGTACATGCAGGTCTGGCTCGCCTGGCTGCGCTGGCTCAACCCGGCCTACTACGGCCTCGAGAGCGTCCTGCTCAACGAGTTCGTCGGCCGCGACTTCCCCTGCTCGGCCTTTGTCCCGCAGGGCCCCGGCTACGAGTCCGTCGACCCGGCCCAGCGCGTctgctcctccgccgcctccgtgCCGGGCCAGGACTTCGTCCGCGGCGACGACTACCTGCGCACGCTGTACGGCTACGAGGACGCGCACCGGTGGAGGAACTTtggcatcctcctcgcctggATGATCTTCTTCATGGTGCTGCACCTGGCCGCGACCGAGTACATCTCGTCCGAGCGGTCCAAGGGCGAGGTCCTGGTCTTCAGCCGAACGGCCATGAGGCGCCgccggaggaggcggggcggcggaggagacggcccggacgtcgagaaggacgccGCGAACAAGCCACAGCAGCCttcgagcagcagcggcggcggtagcggcggcggcggcggtgacacCTCGGAGGGCCAgaccggcagcagcaacctcGAGGAGCAGACGGCCGTCTTCCACTGGAAGGACGTCTGCTACGACATCAAGATCAAAGGCGAGCCTCGACGGATATTGGACGAAGTGAGCGGATGGGTGAAGCCGCAGACGCTCACGGCGCTCATG GGCgtctccggcgccggcaagacgACCTTATTGGATGTCCTGGCCACCCGCGTGACCATGGGCGTGATCACCGGCGAGATGCTCGTCAACGGACAGCCGCGGGACGAATCCTTCCAGCGGAAGACGGGATAcgtccagcagcaggaccTCCACCTGCACACCTCGACGGTCCGCGAGGCCCTCACGTTCAGCGCCCTGCTGCGGCAGCCGGCGCACTACACGAGaaaggagaagctcgagtACGTGGACACGGTGATCCAGCTgctggagatggaggagtactcggacgccgtcatcggcgtgCCGGGCGAGGGGTTCAACGTCGAGCAGCGGAAGCGCCTCACgatcggcgtcgagctcgcggcGCGCCCGCAGCTGCTCCtgttcctcgacgagccgaCCTCCGGGCTCGACAGCCAGACGTCGTGGTCCATCTGCGACCTCATGGAGAAGCTGACGCGCAGCGGCCAGGCCGTGCTGTGCACCATCCACCAGCCCTCCGCCATGCTCTTCCAGCGCTtcgaccgcctcctcctgctcgcGAGCGGCGGCCGGACCGTGTACTTTGGCGAGATCGGCCAGGGGTCGCGCACGCTGATCGACTACTTCGTCCGCAACGGCGCCCCGGCCTGTCCGCCGGGCGCCAACCCGGCCGAGTACATGCTCGaggtcatcggcgccgcgcCGGGGGCCCATACCGACATCGACTGGCCCGCCCTATGGAGGGAGACGCCGGAGTACCAGTCGGTCCAGGACGAGCTGGCCCGGCTCAGCGCGGGGACCTCGGCCCATTCCACGCCGGCCGTGAAGCCGGACCCGTCCAGCTACGACGAGTTCGCCGCCGGGTACGGGACGCAGTACGAGGAGGTGACGAAGCGCGTGTTCCAGCAGTACTGGCGCAGCCCGTCGTACATCTACTCCAAGGGGGTTCTATCGTTTGGTACT GCCCTATTCATCGGCCTTTCCTTTCTCAACGCCAAAAACACGCAGCGCGGCCTGCAAAACCAGTCGTTCggcgtcttcatcttcatcaccATGTTTGGACAGGTCGCCGAGCAGATCATGCCCGTCTTCGTATCGCAGCGAACCATGTACGAGGCGCGCGAGAGGCCGTCCAAAGCCTACTCGTGGACGGCCTTTCTCTTTGCCAACATCATGGTCGAGATGGCCTGGTTTTCG CTCATTGCCGTCCTCAGCTTCGTGTGCTGGTATTTCCCCATCGGCCTGTACCGCAACGCGTACCCAACCGACCAGGTCGACTCCCGCGGAATCACCATGTTCCTGCAGGTCCTcatgttcttcttcttcaccagCTCCTTCGCCCACATGATAATCGTCGGCATGCCcagcgccgaggtcgccggcggcatcgtcaaTCTGTTCGCCGTCATGCTGTTTCTGTTTTGTGG CATCCTCTCGGGTCCCAATGATCTCCCCGGCTTCTGGATCTTCATGTACCGCGTCAACCCCTTCACCTACGTTGTCGAGGGCTTCCTCGGCACCTCGCTCGCCAACGCGCCGGTGCGGtgcgccgacgacgagtacgtcgtcttcgcctcGCCGGGCAACCAGACGTGCGGGCAGTACCTGGCCAACTACAtctccgtcgccggcgggTACCTGTCGGACCCGGACTCGGGCAACGGGGCCCAGTGCCAGTACTGCGCGCTGGCCGACACCAACGCCTTCCTGGGCGCCATCAACATCGAGTTCGGCAACCGGTGGAGGGATTTTGGTTTCTTGTGGATCTACACCTTCTTCAACCTGGGCATGGCGGTCCTGATCTACTGGCTGGTGCGCgtgccgaagaagagcaggGTGAAGGGGGAGTGA